Genomic DNA from Hordeum vulgare subsp. vulgare chromosome 2H, MorexV3_pseudomolecules_assembly, whole genome shotgun sequence:
GTGGGCACACGATTGATCTAACTCCGGAAATGGAGGTCAGTTCTTGAACTTGGGCTGCTTGACTATCATCACAGAGCAGTGCGCGTGGTGGGCGCAGTAGTCGCTCACGCTCCCAAGCAATGCCCTGCGAGAAAGAGGAGTTGAGACAAAAAGCCCGTCACGATTAGACGATCGGCTTTGCTAAAATTCAGTCAACTGAGAGCGAAGTCTCAGTCAATACTATAATCAGTCGACTTAGACGATATAGTGCGGTCGAAAATCAAGCACCTCTTGATGGCGCCGTAGCCGTGGCTGCCGACGACGAGCAGATCGGCGTGGTGCTTCTCGACGGCGTTGCACAGGACGTGCCTCGGCTCCCCGTCGACCACATCCACCACGCCCTGCACCTGCATGCGGTTTCGTAGAATAGAAGCAGCAACAGGTTTTACGGATATGCAACGTGTGATCGTTAATCTATCGGTCCATGCCGCAATGCGACGAGCTGCGAGTAGCGGATGTTATGTTACCGAGTTGGCGACGCAGAGGCGGCGCGCCTTGTCGACGACGCCCTCGGCCTTCTTGCGCAGGTCCGCCTCCACCAACCTCACCACGTCGCCGGACACGCCTGACACGAATCCGCAGAACTCATCAGTCAAAGCTCGCTCCGATTCGGGAGCACGAAACGATGATgaagcatagaagaggaggtTAACGACGCACCGGGGCCGCCCATGGTGACCACGGG
This window encodes:
- the LOC123424760 gene encoding universal stress protein YxiE-like; the protein is MMAETKAVAGAAEAGPAEEGRRKTVVLVAVDDSDHSYRALEWAVRHVAARAGVAGAGAVELVVVHAKPPPSPVVTMGGPGVSGDVVRLVEADLRKKAEGVVDKARRLCVANSVQGVVDVVDGEPRHVLCNAVEKHHADLLVVGSHGYGAIKRALLGSVSDYCAHHAHCSVMIVKQPKFKN